The Bradyrhizobium guangxiense genomic sequence GGGTTCTACTTCACGTCGGGCACACAGCAAGGCACGCCGATCGACCAATTGATCGGGTCGTTGGCGCGTACGTTCGGCGCGGAGGAGGTTGGCTCCGGATCCTATTCCGGCACGGGCAAGAGCTACTTCCTGGCAGATCTGATTTCCAAGGTGATCATCGGCGAGGCCGATTGGGTCTCGACCGACCGTGCCGCGGTACGCCGTGCGCTGATCATGAAGACCGCGGCGCTGTCCTTGATCGGACTGATCTCGATCGGGCTGATCGCCGCGTGGCTGACGAGCTACAAGCGCAATTCTGATTTGATCGAGCAGAGCCTGCAGGCGGACAGTGAGTATGCGGCCGCCGGAGCGCCCGTTATCAAAGAGACGCTGATCGCCGATCGCGATCTCGACAAGGTGCTGCCTCTGCTCTACCGGTTGCGCAATGCACCGGCAGGCTATGCATCGCGCAACGAGTCGGTGCCTCTGTCGGCACGCTATGGACTCAGTCAGCACGCCCGGCTGCTCTCCCCTGCGAAGGCAGCCTACCATACGGCGCTCGAGCGCATGTTCCGGCCGCGCCTTCTCTATCGCCTGGAGGAGCAGCTCAACGCGCGGATCAACGAGCCGGCCTTCGTTTACGAGGCGCTGAAGGTCTACCTGATGCTTGGTGGCCTGCAGGCGCCGGATCGCGAGCTGATCCGCTCATGGATGCAGCGTGACTGGGCTGACAACCTCTATCCCGGTGCGACGAACGCGGAAGGGCGACGTCTGCTCGACGAGAACCTCGTTGCGATGTTCGACCTCGAGACCGAGCAGCCGCCGCTGGTTGAGCTCGATGGCCGATTGATCAAGCAGGCCCAGAGCTCGCTGGCGCGCCTCAGCGTCTCGCAACGTGCCTACGAATTCTTGAAGTCGGAGGCGCGTGCGTCCTCGGCTGGCGACTGGATCGCCAGCCGGCGCGGTGGTCCGGACATGGCTGTCGTGTTCGAATCCACGACCGGACAACCGCTCGATGCCCTGCGTGTGCCCGAGTTCTTCACCTATTACGGCTTCCATCAGAAGTTCGTGGCACGGTTGCCCGGATTGTCGGAGCGAATGAAGCGGGAGCGCTGGGTTTTGGGTGATGCCGGTCAGCAGTCGGCCGTGGACCAGCAATATGACAACCTGACGGGCGATCTGCTCAGCATCTATTCCAACGAGTTCGTGACGACCTGGCGAACAGCACTTGGGAGCCTGCGTCTGAAGAAGTTGCTCGCCGACAAGCCCAAATACGAGGTGCTGCGCGCGCTTTCCGCGCCGACCTCACCGATGCGGCAGATATTGGAATCGGTTCGCGACGAAACGACGCTGACAAAGGAACGCCCGAAGACGGTGGCGAATTCCGCGGCACCTGCGGCCGCTGCCGTTCCACCGGCCCCGGCACTCTTCACCAATGCCCAGGATGGTCCCATGGGCGCGACGATTGAGGCTCAGTTCAAACCCTACCACGCCGTGCTCGAAGGCGAGAGCACTCGCCGGCCGATCGACTCGACCATCGCCAACCTGAACGACATCGCACAGAACCTGACGCTGATGGTCGAAAATCCGCAACTGACGGCGCAGGCGACCGCCGCGCTTCAGTCCCAGGTCGCGGCCCTTCGCAACAATGCCTCGCGCATGCCTCCGCCGTTCTCCGACATGTTGCGAGCGGCGGCTGCCGAATTCGAGGGGAGCATCGCGGCCTCGACCGCGGGGCAGATCCTGCAGACGCTACGGGATCAGGTGACGCCCGCCTGCCAACAGACGGTCACCAACCGCTATCCGTTCGTCCGGAGCAGCAACCAGGAGGTTCCGCTCGCCGACTTCGCCAAAGTATTCAGCCCGAACGGGATCATGGATAAATTCTTTGCGCAGTATCTCGCCCCCTACGCCGACACGTCTCGGTCGGAGTGGGTCTGGCGGAAGGAAAGTCCCGTCGGACGGTCATTTTCTCCGGATACGCTCAAGCAATTTCAGAATGCCGCCTATATCCGTGATGCCTTCTTTCAGACAGGCGGCGCCGTGCCGGCGGTATCGTTCGCAATCCGGCCGCCCGGTTCAGCCGGACCGGGCGTGACCGTCAAGACCGAGATCGGCGGTACCACGATCGCGGGACCGACCAGTCCCGGACCGGCCACGTCATCCTTGTTTGGCGGCCCGCAACCTGCGCCTGCGCCGCAGCCGCAGAGCAACGCGCCGACGACGGTTTTGTGGCCCGGTCCGTCGCCGCGAACGGCGATTTCCGTGAGCAACGACACGGGTCCGCCTTCCGTGCTCGAGCGAACCGGTCCCTGGTCGTTGTTCCGGATGCTGGAAGCAGGTTCACTGGTGGCGAAGGCGGAGACGGCCAGCGCGACGTTCATCGTCGCCGGGCGCGAGCTGAACTATCAGATCTCGACCGGATCATTGCGCAATCCGCTGAACATGTCAGTGCTCCGCGAGTTTCGTTGCCCGACGGGAATATGACGATGCGTTGCGGTTTATTCGGCAAGATCGGAGCAAAACGCGACTTTATCGCAATCGCGACCCCGCGCAGCTTCCTTGAAGCATGGGAGCCCTGGCTGCAGGCTGCGCTGTCCGCAAGTCGCCACCGACTGGGCTCGGATTGGCGGCAGGCCTTCGTTACCGCACCGGTTTGGCGGTTTTGGCTCGGCGCAACGATCTGCGGTAGCTCGGTCACAGGGGCGATCATGCCATCGCTCGACGGGGTCGGGCGGTACTATCCATTGACGCTGCATGCAGTCGCGCGCGAAGGAGAGATGTTGCCCCCACCGAACATCGATCCGCAGGATGAATGGTTCGGGCAAGCGGAGGCGTTTCTGCTTTCGACTCTGGATCAGGCCGCAACCTTTGAGCAGATATCCGATGCACTGGATCGTCTTGAGGCGCCGCGATTGCGAGAGGCGGCGGCCTGCGACCCATCGATCACGTCGCTTGGTACCGGCGCAGTGGCAAGTGGTGCGGCGGCCGATGCATTCGCGGGAACGTTTGCTGCACTTTGCACCGCCGCGCCGGAAGTCTACGCCGCGGCCAGCTTCTGGTGGACGGCCGGAGGCGAGGGATTTCCGTCAATGGCGCTGAGCTACCGCGGATTGCCGGATCCATTTCACTACGCGATGCTGTTGACCGGCGATCTTGCCTCGGCTGGCCCGGGGACGGGATGACGCGCGATGACACACGTCCCAACCTTATTCGATGTCGGTAGCGTCACTCACGCCGGACGCGTGCGAGAGCGTAACGAAGATTCATTCCTGGTACGTACAGACGTCGGCCTCTGGGCTGTGGCCGACGGGATGGGCGGTCACGAGGCCGGTGATCTCGCCAGCCGCATTGTGGTGCAGTCGCTTGACGCGATCGGAACGCTCGAGTCCGCCGCCGATCTGCTGGCGGAATGCGAGGTGCGGCTGTTCAGCGCAAACCAGCAGATCCTGGCGCTCAGCCAAGAGCGACAGGGGGCCACGGTCGGGACCACGGCGGCGGTTCTGCTCGTTCGCGACGGTTACTATGCCTGTGTATGGGCAGGCGACAGCCGGGTCTATCTGATCAGCCGCGGGATCATCAACCAGGTGTCGCACGATCATAGCGAACTGGAGGAACTCATCGCCGAAGGCGCGCTGTCGCGTGAAGACGTGAAGGATTGGCCGAACAACGCCATTACGCGCGCTGTCGGCGTCGCCGACGATCCGGAGTTTGAGGTGGTGACCGGCCCGGCCGCGCCGGAAGACATCTTCGTGATCTGCAGCGATGGCTTGACGAAGCACGTGCAGGACGAGGAGATCCTGCAGCATGCGGCGACACGGCGCGCACAGGCGGCGTGCGATGACATGCTCGCGCTGGCTCTCGACCGCGGCGGCCTTGACAACGTGACGATCGTAATTGTGCGGCTGCTCGCGCCACAATCACGTGAGCCAACAAGAACGCCGCTCGATTGGAAGCCACAATCATGCCCCCGAACGATCCGTTCCGATCGTCCTACAGAGGCGTGCCGACCGGCACCCGCCTCAACGGCATCTACGAGATCGAAGCGGTGATCGGCGCCGGCGGCATGGGTGAAGTCTATAAATGCCGCGAGATCCAGACCGGATCGCCTGTTGCGGTTAAAATGCTGCTGCCCGATATGGTCGAGAATGAAGCCGCTCTCGCGCTGTTCCGTCGGGAGGCTGCCGCGCTCCACAATCTGCCGCACGACGCCATCGTTCGCTATTTCCTGTTCACGGTGGAACCGGTGTTGCAGCGACCGTATCTCGCGATGGAGTTCGTGAACGGCCGCTCCCTCTCGAGCATGCTCGAGGACGGACCGTTGACCCTCGAGGCGCTGATCAAGCTGATGCAGCGCGTCGCATCGGGCCTGCATGCTGCCCATGAGCACGGCATCATCCATCGCGACGTTTCGCCGGACAATATCATTGTGCCGCTCGACGACGTCAGGCGGGCCAAGCTCATCGATTTCGGCATCGCCCGATCGACCCAGATGGGGGACAAGACCATTATCGGCTCCGGCTTTGCCGGAAAGGACAATTACGCATCGCCGGAACAGGTCGGACTCTACGGCAACGAGGTCACTGCCAAATCCGATGTCTACAGCCTCGGGCTCGTCCTGTTCCACGCGCTGACCGGGCAGAAGCTCGACATGGGCGGCAGCCAATTTCAACTGGTGGAGAAGCGCCGGCGCGTACCCGATCTGGGAGCGGTGGACATGCGCATCCGGCCCTTGCTGGAACGAATGCTGCAGCCTGATCCGGCATTGCGTCCGAGCATGGCGGAGGTCGCGAATTGGGCGCTGGCTGGTTCGGCTGAGCCATCACCCGCGCCATTGTACGGATTTGATCCCCTGTCGCGCCCGGAAGGCAGGGCGCCGGCGCGGCAGGACGGGACGCCGCCATCGGCGTGGAAACGAGGTCTCTGGCGCGGGGCTGGCGTGGCGGCGGTCTTGCTCCTGCTTTGGGGAGGAGGATGGGCCTTCTACAAGCTGATCTGGTCGGGGCCGGGCGCAACCGTGTTGCCGCCACCTCCGAAGCTTGCTGCAGGAATGGGGCCGCCGAAGGCCGAGCCGGCTGCCTCGCAGGCGGGACGCCAGGAGTCGGTCACGCTGCCGGTGTCGCCGACGGCAACGCCGTCTCCAACACCCGATAGGGCCGGGCGAACCGATCGCATCCGCAAATATGTGGCGCAATATTCCGGCGGCGACTGCTTCTTCATCCTGCCGGTCGCCGTAAGCCAGAATGCTGCCGTCATCGAAGGCTTCGGGGCCTCCACCGCCCCGTTCGACACTTTCGACAAGGCGTTCCGGCGTGAACAAGGCTTTGAACCTTCGGTCGGCGTCAGGCAGGTGACCCCTGCGCAATGCCCCGCCGTCAAGTTCTTGAGCGAGGTCGGGAGCGATCAGGCGCGAGCGCCGCGGATCAACCTGTCGGCGACAGAGCTGAAGGCCGGGGAAACCCTCAACGGTACCATCGAGAACTTCGCCAACCGCGTCGTGGAACTGCTGATGGTGTCAGATCGCGGCGAGGTCCAGAGCCTGAGCTATCTTTTGAAACCGGGCATCGACTCGCTTTCGTTTGCGCTCCCGCCGGCACGCGGGAGCGGGCCGCAGCTGCTGTTGGTGGTCGCGACCCCGCAGGTCCTGGATTCCCTGCGTCAACCGAAGCCGATCGCTGCCGACACATTCTTCCTACAGGCGCTCAGCGAATCTCAGCGCAACAAGGTAGCCATCACCGCAGCCGCACGTTACGTGCTGCTCACGAACTGATCGGCACGCTCAAAACGTTCCGATGACCAGGATCTTCAGATCGGCATCCGGCTTGAAATCGGTCGAGGTATATTCAAGCGTGCCGCCGGTGGAGGAAGCCTTCAGCCGCCCAGGACAGAAGCTCACCAGACGGTCGCTGCCCCCTGGATCGATCGTCAGCTTGAACGATCGGATCGGGCCCGCCCAATTCGCTCCGGTTTTCAGCACATATGATATGCGTCGTTCCTGCAGCTTGCTGGTGTTGGCCTGGTTGCTGCCTGCGCGCTTGTCGAGTTCTGCAAGGAATGCGTCCTGAATGCAGTACTCTTTCCGGTAGCGCTGAACCTCCTGACTGAGAGCGCTGCTGCGACGCAGGCCAGAGCGTAGGATGGTGTCCGGACTGGAGCCGACGCTCGGCCGATACTGGTGCTCAACGGTGACGGTGTTGGCGGCCGGAAACACCTGCTGACGGACCGCCGAGGTCTTGACGACCCAGCCGGGCACATATTGCTGGCGACCGTTGTCACTCCTCCCGGCAGGCAGCAGGAGTCCGTCGTCCACGAGCCGAGTTCGGGTCGCCTCGGGCAGCTCAGCCACTCGAATCTCACGGTCGCCGATCGGCAACAGCGGCAGTTTTAGTTCACGCAGCAAGGCGCTGACATCCTTGTTGCCGACCATGGCCCGCTGATCAATGTTCAGTGGCGTCGAGTTGCCGTCGATCTTGGTCGTGAAGTCGACGAAGTTGACGGGATCATTCGACGGCAGGGCAATGTTCTCGGATTCCGAGAGGTCGATGTCGGGCAGCGGAAAGGCGACGGTCAGTGTGATCGGCTTGGCGGGGACATTGGTGAACTGGTAGCGAACGTTGACGCTGTCGAGTGCGATACGAAGGTCCTCGCTCGCCATGGTCACGTTACTGGTGCGCACGAATTGAAGCCCGCCGATGGACAATTCCGCGGCTGAATCGTTGGCTCGGGCCGGCCACACCGTCGCAGCCAACAACGCCAACCCCAAAGCCGATATTCGGGAGGACGGTTGGGCAGGGGAGGCGTTCACCATGCTTGTCTCCATGTGGCGGCGCAACATATGTCGGTTGCGCCCGGTGTGCCTCATTCGATCGGCTGATAGAGATCGCCCCACTCGGATTTCCAGACCCCTTCCGGGTCGCACACCACCACCGCGAGCTTCAAATCGTTCGCCAGTCGGATCGCGCCACGAAAGGCGTCCTGCGCCGGCAACTGAGCACTGGTCTGGTCGGTGGTCAGTCGTCCCCCGCTCGCTGCTGCCGGCAGCACGATTGATCCGGAAGCACCGTCATGGTCGCGCTTGAGGACCAGCGTGATTGCGTCGGACTGGACTTCATTCACTTGCTCAAATCTGTTCCGGGCCATGGTTTGCACCGCAAGCTGAAGAGGGTTAGGACGATCACCGTCCAGTGATGGATTGAACGCGATCGAGATTGCTCACCACCAATTGAAGCGCCGCGTTTCCGGCACCTGGGATTAGTCGATCTGACGCGGCGATCGGTTCGGGGTACATTGAACATGCTTCGTCCAAGGCGTTGGATTAGGGTCGTCATCGTTGGCGCCGGGCTCCTCGGAACCCAGGCGCGCGCCGACGATACTGTCGTACGCAGCTTTGGCGGCGGTTCAGGTGCTTCGATGGTCGGCATTGTCCCGGCCAGCGAGGACGTGGAACTCGGCGGTCCGCAAGCGATCAGCGTCGACGGTCAGGGCAACCTGTTCGTGCTTGACCAGATCAACGGCCGCATTCTCCAGTTCGATCCCAAACAGCCGAATTCTGATCCAGACGTCCTCAGGATGCCGCAGGACGTTCAGCCGACCGACCTCGTCGTCCGCAACGATGACATCATGGTTTGGGACGGCGGCGTGCGGACTCTGAAGGCAGCGGCGGGACAATCCACGCGCGGACTCGGCGGCGACGTGATCCAGCTCGAGGAGGTCTCGAGCCGTGGCGTGGACGATCGGCTTGCCGTCTCCGCTTTTGCCCAGATGGGTTCGCAGGCGCCCGGCAGCGCAGCCGACCTGCTCGACCAGAATACCCGCGCGGCCATCATCAAGACGACGCGGCAGCCCGACAGGCAATATGTGGCGTCTCGGGGCAAGGGCTCCGTGATCGCCGATATCATTCCGGACAAGGGCAATGCGAGCGTTCGGGTCGAGATCCAGACCATGGTCTCCAACGAGACGATCGGTCAACTCAGCCTGCGGGTTCGCAACCAGCTCGGCGCGGTGGAATTCCTCGAGATCGACAACAGCGACCGCTTTTACGTGCTGGCGGAAGACGTTCCGCCGTCGGGCAAGAACGCCTCCACGTTCGTGGCGCGCTACGCCGCGAACGGGCGTCTGGAGGGAATTTATGAGCTTCCCCTCGAAAATGCGCCGTTGACCAGACGGTTCGTGACAGTCTCCGGCGACGGCGACGTCTATTTTCTACGGACCAAGCCCGACGGCATCGAGGTGGTCGGCGTCGGTTTCAGGCCTCTCAATAACGTGTCGATCATCGATGTGCGGCCGTCGCGAACGGCAGCTGCGCCGGCATCGCAAACCGGCGTCGTCGTCAACACGTCGGCCGCGGTGAGGCCGTCCAATCGACAACAGGCGATCGAGACCGCGTTTGCGTTCGAGGGCATCCAGTGGAAGCTCACGCAGGCGAACTACGGCAGCGATCCCGACAGCCAGTGCAGCGGCTTCAGCCGTGTCCGGCGGCCTTGGTATTTGCAGGGCAAGGTGAACCAGGAGGTGCGCGGCGTCCCCTATTGCTGGGGCTGCCACGGTTCGCTCGCGAACTTCCGGCAGCGGATCGAGAGCGGAACGCTGGCCGGCAATGTGTGCACGCGCAACGCGCCGCGACCGGATGTGGCTGGCGTCGACTGTTCGGCATTCGTCAGCGCCACGTGGGGGCTCTCGGTCCACTACACGACTGCCGCAATTCCCGCGATTGCGGCCCCGGTGGCAAATCCGTGGGACCTGAAGCCTGGCGATGCCTTGAACAAGCCGGGCTCGCACGTGATGTTGTTCCTGCGATTCACGCCCGATCGCAAGGCCGAGGTGATGGAATCCTCGACTGGCGGCTGCAACGGCCGCGTCTGCCGCAATGTCTATCCGCTGGCGAGCCTGCTCTCGCGCGGCTACGTTCCGGTCCGCTTCAAGGCCTTCGCGGATGATCAGGCAACGGTTTCTGCAAGCGCCTATCCCGAGACCGAACCACAGGCGGGGCGCAAGACGGCAAGTAAGAGGCGCTGAACCGGCTGTGTCGTTCGCGCTACAGAATGGGTAGGCAGGATGTCGAGGTGGCTTACGATGCGAATGCCCAGGCGACGTGAGTGGAAGATCGGGCGGCTATGCGCAGCGATCGGTCTGGCCGGGTTGATCGGGTTGACGGCCCCGCAGGCGCGTGCTGCCGGCGGTTTGGCGATCAGCAACCCAGAGGGAGCGGCGGTGCGCGCGCTCGTCATCGGGATCGACGACTATCAGCACGTACGCAAACTGAAGGGCGCGGTTGCCGACGCCAGTGACATTGTCGTCAGCTTGAAGTCGATGGGGGTCGGCGACGTCGTCGAACTCGTGAATGCACAGGCCGACAGGGCGAGCGTTTTGCGCGAAATCAGTGCGCTGGTGGAGCGGACCGGGAACAACGACCTCATCTTTCTGTCGATCGCCGGTCATGGCACTCAGGAGCCGGAGCGCGTCAAGGGCTCGGAGCCGGACGGGATGGAAAACGTGTTCCTGCTGCCGGGCTTCGCAACCACGCCGACCGGCTCCGTCGAACGCATTCTCGGGAGCGAGTTCAACCATTTCATCCGGCAGTTCGAGTTGCGCGGAGCGAAGGTGATCTTCGTGGCTGATACCTGCCATGGTGGCGGCATGGTGCGCGATATCGATCCGCGTGCCGCCGAAATGAGCTTCCGGCAGGTGCCGCGCTATACGCTGCTGGTCGACGAACTGAAGCCGGTCTCTGATAGCAACGATCCGAAGTCCGAACTCGACCTCGATCGCACGGCATTCCTTGCCGCGGTGGACCGTTACACGAAGGCGCCGGAAGTCCGCATTCCCGGCATCGAGGGCCTGCGCGGGGCTCTCAGCTACGCGGTGGCGCGGGCGGTGGAAGGGAGCGCGGACATCAACCACGATGGGAAGGTGACGCTGAAGGAGCTCTTCAGCAATGTTCGGCAGGTGGTCTATCAGCTATCGGACCAGCGCCAGAACATCGTGACGATATCATCGCCGCCACAGGCACCGGAGACCGAGGTTGCCTTCGGCTTGACGCGCGGCGTCGTCTTGATTCAGGGGCCGGCCGCAAGAGCAGCCTCTGGCTCTGCCGGGACCGGCGCGCCGGCCGAGGCCCAGGCATCCCCGCCGCCGGCTGTCACGGCCAAGGCATCCACCGCGCCGACCCTCGCCGCGGCCCCGGTCAAGGACCTTCCGATCAGCGACACGCCACCGCTTCGCCTCGCTTCGCCGATCCGGCTCGCGGCGCTCGACGGCAAGACGAACTACTTCGCGAGCGTGACGACAAAGGACATTCCCGTACAGGCCGTCCAACCCACTGACAACCCGGACCTCATCTGGGATCCTGTGTCGCACGATGTGATCGCATGGGGCGACGTGGTTGCGTATGGAATGGACGTTGCCGGTCTGTCGACCGTTGTTGACCGGACTGCGGCCATTCGTGAACTCAAGCGTATCGCGGTTCGGTCGCCTCAGATGATGCGTATATGGCCAGACGACCGCCAGCAGCGTGCCGGCCAAACCGTCCAGGTCGACCTGTCGGATGTGGCATCGAGGGCCGTGTTGTTGTTCAACGTGTCCGGCGACGGCACCATCCAAATGTTGTATCCGGTGGGCTCCGATCCTGCAGTGGCCCGCTCTGCGAGCCTGCGGCTGCCGCTGAAGGTCGGTGAACCCTTTGGCGCGGAACAGATCGTTGCAGTGACGTCGCAACAGCGCATGGTCGACCTCGAGACTGCGTTGATACAGCTCAACCGGCGCCGTGCCTCGGGGCAGATGATCAAGAGCCTCGAACGCTACTTGCCCGCGGACGCCCGGATCGCCTCGATCGGCTTCTTCAGTGCTCCCTGAGGAGAGCAGCCGGTGCCGTCTTTGCAGCTGATCCACCGGCAGCGCTCCTGGCTCGCAATCCTCTTTCTACCGCTGCTGGTTGGTGGGGAAGCCGCCCGCGCGGCGCCGCTGCCGTCGGCAGCGCCGTCTGTCCGCACGCATGAATGGTGGCTTTGGCCCGTGCAGGCGGTGCGTAGCCCAAGCAATGCTGCAGGTGTGTCGCTCCAGATCATGCCAGGCCAGAGCGTCACGCTCGGCAGCAAGGTCTCGTTTGGCGTCACCGCCAGGAAGCCCGGATATCTCATTCTGGTCGACATCGATGCGGAAGGACGGATGTCCCAGATTTTTCCGACTCCCGAGCTGCTGGCGCAGTCGGACGGCCGCGATATCAATCTCGTCAAGCCTGGCGTCGAATTTGTCGTTCCAAGCCCGGCTGCACGGCAGAAAGGTTTTGAGTACGTCGTCGCACCGCCAGCAGGATCTGCAATGATGATCGCGATCCTGAGCGAGCGACGTGTCCAACTACTCGACTTGCCGGACTTGCCGCGCAAGCTACAAGATCAAGCCGCGGCACTGAGCTATCTATCGGCCTGGACCAGTGAGCTGCGCGTGCCGGACAACGCCAGTGGAAGGCTGTTGCCGAACAATTGGTCGTTCGACGTCAAACCCTATTCCATCAAGTGAACTCGTAAGGATAAGCCGCCAGCGTCAGAGCTTGCTGAGCCGGCTGAAGAAGCCGCCACGGGCGATCATGTAATGAATGTCGTTGGGGAATGGAAATGCGCTGCGAACATTGGAAATCGCGCGTTGGAGAAACTCACCACTCGACGATGCAGACTTCTGATGCGACCGTGGTTGGTCGGCGACCTGAGGTATCATGAACCGATCAACGAAAGCTTCGTCCAGATCGTTGACTCTGACCATCTGACCGAATGCCGGGAACAGATCGTAGTGACCTACGGTCACGCGGAGGTTCTTGAGGGCAGGGCGCTGAGGCTGCGCTTGATTGCCGTCGGAGGTCGCCAGCCCGCGTCCTATCAGATCCAACTTCACGGACTGCGGCAGCGTTGATGGACCATACACGATCTCGAGTGCACAACTGCTCTGTCCGGACAGCCACTGGTACCAGAAGGTCGCATCGTCAGGTCGCGCCTTGGCGCCGTAAAGACAGTCAAATCCCCAACAAGCAGTCAGCTTAGCCTGATACTTTCCGAGAGTTCCGACCAGATTGCGCATGCCGTTGCCACCGCCGGAGTGGCAAGCGATGATGAGCTTGCCAATCTGGAGTTGAGGAATGGACGTCGAAGAGCCTCCGAGGAACTTGGCCAGAGCTCCCAGGATTTCGTCGAGGTAGCGTTCCCCCCAGTTCGACGTTGCCAGATCCTTGACGCTGTAATTTCCAGCAAAGGTATCGCCGACGGCATATTCATAGCCCAGAAACGGCGCGATGAGCGCGACGTCCTTGCCGGAATCCCGAACCTGTTCGCGGAGCCGGGCCGGATCGTCGTGAAACAGGAATTCATGGTCTTTGACGTAGAAGCCATGCAGCCAGATCACGATATCCAGTTTGGTGGCGGTCGTGACGCGCTTTGGCGGAAGATAGACCGCCGTCGGCTTCATGCCGGGCGCCAGCCGCTTCGTAAAGAGCGTCACCCCCGGAAAGGACTTGGCGTCTTTCTGTTCGAGCTCACACGCCACCACGAGGGTCGCTCCGCATCGAGCGGGTCCGGCGTGGACTTGGGCCGACCCGATGTTACGTGCGATTGTTCGTCAGATCCTCGATAGGGCTTCCTATGACGGCTGGCGAACTCGCACCTTGCTAATTGCAGACTTCGACATTCCCGGTATTGCCGCCGGGGCCCCCCCCGCCACGGTAGTCGAGGTGGCAGCCGCGACGGACCTGACGGCACAAATATTGATCGCAAACGATCTGGCCGCTGCCGCCTCCGCCACTTGCCTTCGCCGTGGTTTGTCGCCGCGGAACGTCCGCCGTGGGCTCCGATCTTTCGCGCGCCGGACGATCGGCACGTGACGCACCTTCGTCCGTGTTGCGCTTGGCAACGGGCTTCTTTCCGCGCCGCTTCTCGCATTCGTTGTCATCGTTGAGGAACGAGCCCTCGGCACACGTGATCCTGACGCACTGGTCGCCATTAGCCTTGTAGCCATGATCGCAGATCAGGGGACAGACCCGGGCTGGCTTGAGCTTGATTGCGTCAAGCGCGTCGAGACTTGCGAGC encodes the following:
- a CDS encoding caspase family protein, which produces MRMPRRREWKIGRLCAAIGLAGLIGLTAPQARAAGGLAISNPEGAAVRALVIGIDDYQHVRKLKGAVADASDIVVSLKSMGVGDVVELVNAQADRASVLREISALVERTGNNDLIFLSIAGHGTQEPERVKGSEPDGMENVFLLPGFATTPTGSVERILGSEFNHFIRQFELRGAKVIFVADTCHGGGMVRDIDPRAAEMSFRQVPRYTLLVDELKPVSDSNDPKSELDLDRTAFLAAVDRYTKAPEVRIPGIEGLRGALSYAVARAVEGSADINHDGKVTLKELFSNVRQVVYQLSDQRQNIVTISSPPQAPETEVAFGLTRGVVLIQGPAARAASGSAGTGAPAEAQASPPPAVTAKASTAPTLAAAPVKDLPISDTPPLRLASPIRLAALDGKTNYFASVTTKDIPVQAVQPTDNPDLIWDPVSHDVIAWGDVVAYGMDVAGLSTVVDRTAAIRELKRIAVRSPQMMRIWPDDRQQRAGQTVQVDLSDVASRAVLLFNVSGDGTIQMLYPVGSDPAVARSASLRLPLKVGEPFGAEQIVAVTSQQRMVDLETALIQLNRRRASGQMIKSLERYLPADARIASIGFFSAP
- a CDS encoding DUF4384 domain-containing protein, with protein sequence MPSLQLIHRQRSWLAILFLPLLVGGEAARAAPLPSAAPSVRTHEWWLWPVQAVRSPSNAAGVSLQIMPGQSVTLGSKVSFGVTARKPGYLILVDIDAEGRMSQIFPTPELLAQSDGRDINLVKPGVEFVVPSPAARQKGFEYVVAPPAGSAMMIAILSERRVQLLDLPDLPRKLQDQAAALSYLSAWTSELRVPDNASGRLLPNNWSFDVKPYSIK